A window of the Mesotoga prima MesG1.Ag.4.2 genome harbors these coding sequences:
- a CDS encoding sugar ABC transporter ATP-binding protein: protein MIALNKDTVGPRLILEVKEISKSFPGVQALDRVDMDVREGEVHALLGENGSGKSTLTKCIVGAYQKDSGTILYDGKETSFSSPTESFRQGISVIYQERSLIPKFTVEQNIFLGDEMQVSGLLSEKNMRKRFRSLCESYGFDLSPDEKIFRLGVAQQKVVEIMKALSRNSRVVIMDEPTASLSKEESDHLFKIISQLKSKGISILYITHILEEVFRITDRITVLRDGRKVSTLNTAETDREEIVNLMVGEVFHDIEDISSSANYDLPPVISVKNIQKLPRVRDISFEVYPGEVLGITGLTGSGKTELARAIFGAEKADSGEIIVEGKRVNLSSPVDAINAGIALIPEDRKSDGLIMLFEVFKNITLPSISDFTAMPGMILTKREYVKANEYRERLNIRLASIHQQTKFLSGGNQQKVVIAKWLLTNPKLLVMDEATQGIDVKAKSEIYSIVRELAENGFSVIFISSEVPEVRRVSDRILVIADGEVVGEFKRGARQDEILKKALSGKQEHLDNQVVS, encoded by the coding sequence GTGATCGCTTTGAATAAAGATACTGTCGGGCCTAGACTGATTCTCGAAGTGAAGGAAATCTCAAAGAGCTTTCCCGGTGTTCAGGCTCTTGACAGGGTAGACATGGATGTGAGAGAGGGGGAGGTTCACGCCCTTCTGGGAGAGAATGGATCGGGAAAGTCGACGCTCACAAAATGCATTGTCGGAGCTTATCAGAAAGATTCCGGGACCATTCTCTATGACGGGAAGGAAACCAGCTTCTCATCTCCAACGGAATCTTTCAGGCAGGGAATAAGCGTCATCTATCAGGAGAGGAGCCTCATTCCCAAATTCACCGTCGAGCAAAACATATTCCTCGGTGACGAGATGCAGGTCTCGGGCCTGCTTTCAGAAAAGAATATGAGAAAGAGATTTCGCAGCCTTTGTGAGTCGTATGGATTTGATCTCTCACCGGACGAGAAGATATTCAGGCTCGGGGTGGCGCAGCAGAAGGTAGTGGAAATCATGAAGGCACTTTCCAGGAATTCGAGGGTAGTGATCATGGACGAGCCGACGGCCTCGCTTTCGAAGGAAGAGTCCGATCATCTCTTCAAGATCATCTCTCAACTCAAAAGCAAGGGAATTTCGATCCTGTATATCACCCATATTTTGGAAGAGGTTTTCAGGATTACCGATAGAATTACTGTCCTTAGAGACGGCAGGAAGGTCTCCACTCTGAATACCGCTGAGACTGACAGAGAAGAGATCGTAAATCTAATGGTCGGTGAAGTCTTTCATGATATCGAAGATATTTCGAGTTCTGCAAACTACGACCTTCCACCGGTCATATCTGTAAAGAACATTCAAAAGTTGCCTAGAGTAAGGGATATCTCATTCGAAGTCTATCCCGGTGAAGTGCTTGGAATTACCGGTCTCACTGGCTCGGGAAAAACGGAGTTGGCCAGGGCGATTTTCGGCGCCGAGAAGGCAGACAGCGGCGAGATAATAGTCGAGGGCAAGAGAGTGAATCTAAGCTCGCCGGTAGATGCAATAAATGCAGGGATAGCGCTAATACCCGAAGACAGGAAATCCGATGGCCTCATTATGCTTTTCGAGGTCTTCAAGAATATCACTCTCCCTTCGATAAGCGATTTCACTGCGATGCCCGGAATGATCCTGACGAAGAGAGAGTATGTTAAAGCGAATGAATACAGGGAAAGACTTAACATCCGGCTTGCTTCGATACATCAGCAGACGAAGTTTCTTAGCGGAGGCAACCAGCAGAAAGTCGTAATTGCAAAATGGCTGCTGACAAATCCGAAATTGCTGGTCATGGACGAGGCGACACAGGGAATCGATGTGAAGGCAAAGAGTGAGATCTACTCGATTGTGAGAGAACTTGCCGAGAACGGCTTCTCCGTTATCTTCATTTCCTCTGAAGTGCCGGAAGTTCGGAGAGTATCCGACAGAATCCTCGTAATCGCAGATGGAGAGGTCGTAGGAGAATTCAAACGCGGAGCTCGCCAGGACGAGATCCTGAAGAAGGCGTTGAGCGGAAAACAAGAGCATCTAGATAATCAGGTGGTGAGTTGA
- a CDS encoding GntR family transcriptional regulator, translating to MARRKSLYEIIYSQIEREVQKMSDGTQLPSIEKLCEQYGASKTVLREVITALEKDGLVVRRQGLGTFVVKDSGLVHTGIEYLRGLTRIISSSGKSPELIYDKFREVKADRRLAEKLEMPENESLVLTERVYAADGIPAIFARTYIASERIPGKTEALLRTLEGRKAKELVLFDLLEENFKDPIRFAIAEIESRLVDEELAGLLEMRSGESIVLLKEVHRDIKNIPMLYSEDFINTSVFRIHVLRKKI from the coding sequence ATGGCAAGAAGAAAATCACTTTACGAGATCATATATTCGCAAATAGAGAGAGAAGTCCAGAAGATGAGTGATGGGACGCAGCTTCCTTCAATAGAGAAGCTCTGCGAGCAATACGGTGCAAGCAAGACCGTTCTTAGAGAAGTAATAACGGCACTGGAAAAGGACGGCCTTGTCGTAAGAAGGCAGGGTCTTGGAACCTTTGTTGTGAAGGACAGCGGGCTTGTACATACGGGGATTGAATACTTGAGAGGTCTGACGAGAATCATCTCTAGCTCTGGAAAAAGTCCCGAGCTGATTTATGACAAATTCCGTGAAGTCAAGGCCGATCGAAGGTTGGCAGAAAAGCTGGAGATGCCTGAAAATGAGAGTCTTGTGCTTACGGAGAGGGTCTATGCGGCCGACGGTATCCCGGCGATATTTGCCAGAACTTACATAGCATCCGAGAGGATACCGGGAAAGACTGAGGCCCTGTTAAGAACGCTTGAAGGAAGGAAGGCAAAGGAACTGGTCCTATTTGATCTTCTGGAAGAAAACTTCAAGGATCCCATCAGATTCGCAATTGCCGAAATAGAATCGAGGCTCGTCGACGAAGAGTTGGCCGGACTGCTTGAAATGAGATCTGGAGAATCAATAGTGTTGCTGAAGGAAGTTCACAGGGATATCAAGAACATTCCGATGCTTTACTCGGAGGATTTCATAAATACGTCGGTCTTCAGAATACATGTTCTTAGAAAGAAGATTTGA
- a CDS encoding ROK family transcriptional regulator: MVSKLTEIRTSEILKIIRERKSTSRVQISKLTGLSKPTISSIVNDLVEEGVVRENGLGQSKASGGRKPINISFAKDYRNVLSVDIGGTKTIFAMIDLDGNILKRDTITTDLLRTERGLVDELNERLKSYIEEVGKEKVLGISIGIPGTVDRTTQKIKYMPSFDIGNLDLKTPIEKRFGISTLIENDVTLSAFGESWIGSARQFNDVILVSIGTGIGSGIVINDSVYRGCVGGAGEIGEFVTDWSTESKMNEGFGRLEQWFSGYALESFCRNNGWEFSVKDLFEKMDSDERILERITGGCQHLALAFANAIMLLDPARLLIGGGIGFNQYDRIFPIIDSTLRKVLPKELYRPDLLVRAALEPYSVVIGGAYFAQKELLLKEVLGGTSGFLMQDTTRGGTL, encoded by the coding sequence GTGGTATCGAAACTCACTGAGATCAGAACGAGCGAGATTCTGAAGATAATTAGAGAAAGGAAGAGTACTTCTAGAGTCCAAATATCGAAACTGACCGGACTTAGCAAACCGACCATATCTTCGATTGTCAACGATCTGGTTGAAGAGGGTGTTGTAAGAGAGAACGGCCTTGGACAGAGCAAAGCTTCCGGTGGCAGGAAACCTATCAATATCTCTTTCGCAAAAGACTACAGAAACGTACTAAGTGTTGACATAGGCGGAACCAAGACTATATTCGCGATGATCGATCTCGATGGAAATATTCTAAAACGCGACACTATAACCACTGACCTTCTTCGCACCGAGAGGGGCCTGGTAGATGAGTTGAATGAGAGACTCAAGAGTTACATAGAGGAAGTCGGAAAAGAGAAGGTGCTTGGAATCTCTATAGGCATTCCCGGTACTGTAGACAGGACTACACAGAAGATAAAATACATGCCCTCCTTCGATATCGGGAATCTTGATCTCAAGACCCCGATCGAGAAGAGGTTTGGGATTTCAACGCTGATCGAAAACGATGTTACACTTTCCGCCTTCGGTGAGTCATGGATCGGTTCTGCAAGACAGTTCAACGATGTGATTCTGGTTTCAATTGGAACCGGTATCGGCTCAGGTATTGTTATCAATGATTCGGTTTACAGAGGATGCGTCGGTGGAGCCGGTGAAATCGGAGAATTTGTCACCGACTGGTCTACAGAATCGAAGATGAATGAGGGATTTGGGAGACTCGAACAGTGGTTCTCGGGATATGCGCTAGAGTCTTTCTGCAGGAACAACGGCTGGGAATTCAGCGTAAAGGACCTATTCGAGAAGATGGACTCCGATGAAAGAATCCTTGAAAGAATTACGGGAGGCTGCCAACATCTTGCGCTTGCATTTGCCAATGCTATTATGCTTCTCGATCCAGCAAGACTTCTGATAGGAGGTGGTATTGGCTTCAACCAGTATGACCGGATTTTCCCAATAATCGACAGCACTCTGAGGAAGGTTCTTCCGAAAGAGCTTTACAGACCAGATCTACTTGTCAGAGCAGCTCTTGAACCTTACAGTGTTGTCATTGGAGGAGCTTATTTTGCTCAGAAAGAGTTGCTCCTTAAAGAGGTTCTAGGGGGAACTTCAGGATTTTTAATGCAGGACACTACAAGAGGAGGTACTCTATGA
- a CDS encoding ABC transporter permease, whose amino-acid sequence MSGPAVKSKLASFLGKYKIIIAFFVLALVISLMTPNFLSWRNIINIFRQSSIIGIMAIGSTFVIIGGGFDISVGSLLALSAAMAVGLQSSMHWFLAVIVVLLVGAAFGAANGFLSSKIHIPPIIATLGTMTIIRGIVYMYTGGYPLYVDSEGFAFIGNGYIGPIPFPIILLLILVALGQFILVKTKFGRYSCAIGGNKEAARLSGIKVDFYMTLTFVAGGVMAAMSGVVYASRLLSVTPLAGQGYELDAIASAVIGGTSVSGGEGSVVRTLIGALLLTMITNAFNLIGIDLYVQYVFKGLVILAAVGFDSFYKARG is encoded by the coding sequence ATGTCAGGACCCGCTGTTAAGTCGAAGTTGGCAAGCTTTCTGGGAAAGTACAAAATCATCATAGCATTTTTTGTGTTGGCGCTGGTCATCTCACTTATGACACCCAACTTTCTATCTTGGAGAAACATCATAAACATATTCAGGCAGAGCTCGATAATCGGTATAATGGCTATCGGCTCCACCTTTGTCATTATCGGCGGCGGGTTCGACATCTCGGTCGGTTCACTACTGGCTCTTTCCGCCGCTATGGCGGTTGGACTCCAGTCTTCTATGCACTGGTTTCTCGCCGTGATTGTTGTTTTGCTGGTTGGTGCCGCCTTTGGAGCGGCAAATGGATTCCTTAGCTCGAAGATTCATATCCCGCCAATCATTGCCACTCTGGGAACTATGACGATTATAAGAGGGATCGTCTATATGTATACAGGCGGGTATCCTCTTTATGTCGATTCAGAAGGGTTTGCTTTCATCGGCAACGGCTATATAGGACCGATACCCTTTCCAATAATTCTGCTGCTGATCCTGGTAGCTCTCGGTCAGTTCATTCTTGTCAAGACGAAATTCGGCCGGTACTCCTGTGCGATAGGCGGGAACAAAGAGGCGGCCAGACTCTCGGGAATCAAAGTCGACTTCTACATGACACTGACCTTCGTTGCTGGAGGAGTAATGGCCGCAATGTCGGGAGTTGTCTACGCATCGAGGCTGCTTTCGGTTACGCCTCTTGCCGGTCAGGGCTATGAGCTGGATGCAATAGCTTCTGCAGTAATCGGTGGTACAAGCGTATCTGGGGGGGAAGGTTCAGTCGTGAGAACTCTCATCGGGGCGTTGTTGCTCACGATGATAACCAATGCATTCAACCTGATCGGAATAGATCTTTATGTTCAATATGTGTTCAAAGGACTTGTAATTCTGGCAGCGGTTGGATTCGATTCATTCTACAAGGCCCGTGGTTAG
- a CDS encoding ABC transporter substrate-binding protein: MRTRFMLLLFVLLIASCFAVPLRLSSEVGIHTDAWKTRMEGFTKETGIEVEIQQFPYANYLDQLMLGYTSGRVEIDVPYISMLWYPALSIANYIYPISDIPGYERINETDIPGIRNAKLNGKTYIVPYMNELGGIIYRRDLFEDPVEKANFLNKYGYELLPPQTLEQYRDVAEFFNRPPDLYGVTMMGRRSIFLATHFMQRLWAKGGALLDMNMRPIFNSEAGVEALEEVKYMFQFANPAAMNYDFQEALNEFISGRSAMAEVWTTGMFYVEDESRSSIVGKAGFVGFPRPEEKLGEMLPMLYISWGFSVSSSAPDKEAALEWLLYVTETKNEVEAAPTGNIPARFSALNSPELAESFPWIGDFAAAMENCIPTPIVPLIPEGGSIVSGIIAPAVSEFLAGTKTAEKALDDAVREVDRLMRDGGYY, encoded by the coding sequence ATGAGAACCAGGTTCATGCTTTTGCTCTTTGTTCTGTTGATAGCTTCATGTTTTGCAGTTCCTTTGCGTCTTTCAAGTGAAGTTGGAATTCACACGGATGCCTGGAAGACCAGAATGGAAGGATTCACGAAAGAGACGGGAATCGAGGTAGAGATTCAACAGTTTCCTTACGCAAACTACCTTGATCAGCTGATGCTCGGTTACACATCTGGGAGGGTCGAAATCGATGTACCTTATATCTCGATGCTCTGGTATCCGGCTCTTTCGATTGCAAACTACATCTACCCGATAAGCGATATTCCGGGATACGAAAGAATCAACGAGACCGATATTCCCGGAATAAGAAACGCAAAGCTTAATGGCAAAACGTACATTGTTCCCTACATGAACGAGCTCGGAGGCATAATCTACAGGAGGGATCTCTTCGAAGATCCTGTGGAGAAGGCCAACTTCCTCAACAAGTACGGCTACGAGCTTCTGCCTCCTCAGACTCTGGAGCAGTACAGGGACGTTGCAGAGTTTTTCAACAGACCGCCGGATCTCTACGGAGTCACTATGATGGGAAGAAGAAGCATATTCCTTGCAACTCACTTCATGCAAAGGCTTTGGGCGAAAGGCGGGGCACTTCTAGATATGAATATGCGTCCAATCTTCAACTCGGAAGCGGGCGTTGAAGCGCTTGAAGAAGTCAAGTATATGTTCCAATTTGCGAACCCGGCCGCAATGAACTACGATTTCCAGGAAGCGTTGAATGAATTCATCAGCGGAAGAAGCGCAATGGCGGAGGTCTGGACGACCGGAATGTTCTACGTAGAGGATGAATCGAGGTCCTCCATTGTTGGCAAGGCAGGATTCGTAGGATTCCCCAGACCTGAAGAAAAACTTGGAGAGATGCTTCCCATGCTTTATATCTCCTGGGGATTCTCGGTCAGCAGCTCGGCACCAGACAAGGAAGCAGCGCTGGAGTGGCTTTTGTATGTCACAGAAACAAAGAACGAAGTCGAGGCCGCTCCTACAGGCAACATACCGGCGAGATTCTCGGCGCTGAACAGCCCCGAGCTTGCGGAGTCCTTCCCCTGGATAGGAGACTTCGCCGCTGCTATGGAGAATTGCATTCCCACTCCAATCGTTCCATTGATACCGGAAGGCGGAAGTATAGTGAGCGGAATTATCGCTCCAGCGGTTTCTGAGTTCCTGGCTGGAACAAAGACGGCCGAAAAGGCTCTAGATGACGCAGTAAGGGAAGTAGACAGGCTCATGAGAGATGGAGGGTACTATTGA
- a CDS encoding DUF1538 domain-containing protein, which translates to MNLLLEKLKEVLLAVLPITVLVLVLNFLFVSLSWFLIFRFVIGSFLIVVGLSAFLFGVSIGISPIGNFMGTFIAKTNKLWIVAVAGLVLGFFISIAEPALHIHALQVELVSSGILSSGSVVITASIGIAVFLSLGLIRIVFNVALKKLMTVSYGIILILSLFSSRELLAISFDASGATTGAMTVPFILTLAAGISVLKRDSRSSENDSFGLLGIASAGAIISVLLVGIVSTNNTMEAAPVYFASESSEILGYFFDLMPRIASEVLLSLLPILLAFLLLQFSSLRLSKRVLRQITVGLVFTFVGMVIFLVGVNGGFMDVGREIGYGIASMGNKSILVLVGMILGLVTILAEPSVYVLTHQIEDVTSGAVKRRIVLLALSAGVSLAVALSMIRIAVPAVQLWHFLLPGYAISILLSFFSPKLFVGIAFDAGGVASGPMTGTFVIAFAQGAASAIEGANVLIDAFGLISMVAMTPIIALQILGLIYKIKTRKRGVESSG; encoded by the coding sequence ATGAACCTGCTTCTTGAAAAACTCAAGGAAGTGCTGTTAGCCGTTCTTCCCATTACGGTGCTGGTTCTGGTGCTCAATTTCCTGTTTGTCTCGTTGAGTTGGTTTCTAATATTCAGATTTGTGATTGGCTCCTTTTTGATTGTTGTCGGGCTGTCTGCGTTTCTTTTTGGAGTCAGTATAGGGATTAGCCCTATCGGTAACTTCATGGGTACCTTCATAGCAAAGACTAATAAGCTCTGGATAGTAGCTGTTGCAGGTCTTGTGCTTGGATTCTTCATATCCATAGCTGAACCCGCACTGCACATACACGCGCTTCAGGTCGAGCTTGTCTCTTCAGGTATATTATCTAGCGGGAGTGTCGTTATAACTGCATCCATTGGCATTGCAGTTTTTCTCTCACTCGGACTCATAAGAATCGTCTTCAATGTCGCCCTCAAGAAACTTATGACAGTGTCTTACGGTATAATACTTATCCTTTCTCTCTTTTCTTCGAGAGAATTACTTGCGATCTCTTTCGACGCTTCCGGAGCTACCACAGGCGCGATGACCGTTCCATTCATTCTTACACTTGCAGCCGGGATATCAGTTCTCAAGAGAGATAGTAGATCTTCAGAAAATGATAGTTTTGGACTCCTGGGAATTGCCTCCGCCGGAGCAATTATCTCTGTGCTTCTCGTCGGTATAGTATCCACTAACAACACTATGGAAGCTGCCCCTGTTTATTTCGCATCGGAATCTTCAGAGATTCTTGGTTACTTCTTCGATTTGATGCCAAGGATCGCCAGTGAGGTTCTTCTTTCACTGCTTCCGATACTGCTGGCCTTCTTGCTGCTTCAGTTTAGCTCACTGAGACTTTCAAAGAGAGTGCTCAGACAAATAACTGTCGGACTTGTGTTCACTTTTGTAGGTATGGTGATTTTTCTCGTAGGTGTCAACGGGGGCTTCATGGATGTCGGGAGAGAAATCGGATACGGCATAGCCTCAATGGGAAACAAGTCAATCTTAGTTCTAGTTGGTATGATTCTGGGTCTTGTCACAATCCTTGCAGAGCCTTCGGTTTACGTTCTGACTCATCAAATTGAAGATGTGACCAGTGGTGCCGTTAAGAGAAGAATAGTTCTTCTCGCCCTATCGGCCGGTGTTAGTCTGGCAGTGGCTCTTTCAATGATTAGGATAGCTGTACCGGCGGTTCAACTCTGGCATTTTCTTCTGCCCGGCTATGCCATCTCCATACTACTGTCGTTTTTTTCGCCTAAGCTCTTTGTCGGAATTGCTTTCGATGCGGGAGGTGTTGCCTCTGGACCTATGACGGGTACGTTTGTAATTGCTTTCGCCCAGGGTGCCGCGAGCGCAATTGAAGGCGCGAACGTGCTCATTGACGCTTTCGGTCTCATATCTATGGTCGCAATGACACCCATTATCGCTCTTCAAATACTGGGGTTGATATACAAGATCAAGACAAGAAAAAGAGGTGTTGAGTCAAGTGGCTAG
- a CDS encoding nucleoside phosphorylase, with amino-acid sequence MEDYREPVGLEGRFQYHIECSAGDIAPVVIVPGDQGRVDKIVAGLSEARKIAENRGLITYTGKYKDYPVSVTSTGMGGPSASIVYEELINVGARVLIRIGSVAGLQEYVNEGDIVVPYGCVRDDGASNYYVPPNFPAVPSPDVYSSLTTSARERGREIVTGINWTHSCFYKRDPEYFQSWSKRRIVSLEMEASALFVISYLRNVKAGFIGICYANRYKQSAGTKVDLSVKNPRRDVIENSVKETIEITLTAIKKMYDEDLV; translated from the coding sequence ATGGAGGATTACAGAGAGCCAGTAGGATTAGAGGGGAGATTTCAATATCACATTGAGTGCAGCGCGGGAGATATCGCACCCGTTGTAATTGTTCCGGGAGACCAGGGGAGAGTCGATAAGATCGTAGCCGGACTGAGCGAGGCAAGAAAGATCGCTGAAAACAGAGGCTTAATAACCTATACAGGTAAGTATAAGGATTACCCCGTTTCGGTGACTTCAACAGGCATGGGAGGCCCCTCTGCAAGCATCGTATACGAGGAACTGATCAACGTTGGGGCAAGAGTATTGATAAGAATTGGCAGCGTGGCAGGCCTCCAGGAGTATGTTAATGAAGGAGATATTGTAGTTCCTTATGGCTGTGTGCGTGATGATGGGGCCTCGAACTACTATGTCCCGCCGAATTTCCCGGCCGTACCTTCTCCAGATGTCTATTCATCGCTTACAACATCTGCTAGAGAAAGGGGAAGAGAGATCGTCACCGGAATCAACTGGACACATTCCTGTTTCTACAAACGAGATCCCGAATACTTCCAGAGCTGGAGCAAGAGAAGGATTGTATCGCTAGAAATGGAGGCTTCTGCGCTCTTCGTCATTTCCTATCTTAGAAATGTCAAGGCCGGTTTCATTGGCATTTGCTATGCAAACAGATACAAACAATCTGCTGGCACAAAAGTAGATCTCTCTGTCAAGAACCCCAGAAGAGACGTCATTGAGAATTCAGTGAAAGAAACGATCGAAATAACGCTGACCGCAATAAAGAAAATGTACGATGAAGACCTTGTTTAA
- a CDS encoding P-II family nitrogen regulator, whose protein sequence is MASNKNISPYKLIYAVVNFGKGSEVLRIARENGISGGTILLGRGTVRSGLLNFFALYEIRKEIVLIVANNRNAKSLLEALDREMMLDRPDHGIAFTVDIQEVEGSKELGCNSLQEGRGEKEIMYQLITVIVDRGKAEEVIDTATEMGSKGGTVINARGSGVHERSTLFAMEIEPEKEIVMIVSNKELTQTIVNKIREKLRIDEPGKGIIFIQNVGDAYGLLK, encoded by the coding sequence GTGGCTAGTAATAAGAATATCAGTCCGTATAAGTTGATATATGCGGTCGTTAACTTTGGAAAGGGAAGCGAAGTGCTTCGAATTGCAAGGGAAAACGGGATCAGCGGAGGCACGATTCTGCTGGGGAGGGGCACTGTAAGAAGTGGATTATTGAACTTCTTCGCGCTGTACGAAATCCGAAAGGAAATAGTATTGATAGTTGCAAACAACAGGAATGCCAAGAGCTTGCTCGAAGCTCTTGACAGAGAAATGATGCTTGATCGCCCGGATCACGGAATCGCTTTCACTGTAGACATTCAGGAAGTAGAAGGATCAAAAGAACTGGGATGCAATTCGCTCCAAGAAGGAAGAGGTGAAAAAGAGATTATGTATCAATTGATTACAGTAATAGTTGACAGGGGAAAGGCCGAGGAAGTTATAGATACCGCTACCGAGATGGGTTCGAAAGGTGGAACGGTAATAAACGCGAGAGGATCCGGCGTTCACGAAAGAAGCACGTTGTTCGCAATGGAGATCGAACCTGAAAAGGAGATCGTCATGATCGTCTCCAATAAAGAGTTGACACAGACAATAGTGAACAAGATAAGAGAGAAGCTAAGAATCGATGAGCCTGGTAAGGGAATCATTTTCATTCAAAACGTGGGCGATGCCTATGGCCTCCTCAAGTAG
- a CDS encoding sugar ABC transporter substrate-binding protein: MRKITVLLAMIFVLMAGILFATDVAVLLPGTVEFFSVQRVGLDAAAEEFGLNLIYADAEWDAGKQLSQVENFIARGVDLVLLCAADNMALRTAVTRCDEAGIPLITFTNSIGTDPEGKYPGVISHIGRSEIGSGVVQAEFVEKLFGNADIDIILIEGNPGTTAQRMREEGFLSVAERNPSWSIIEKRPIDGWTKEGTLAFMEAFLQSGRNVDVIACQWWSGAIAASMALKERGITDVVVLGLEYAKELVPYIEAGDVYASTYFSVIEEGYKAVEAAHLYLTGQEVPKFIEIQQVMVTKDNVADFEPEM; the protein is encoded by the coding sequence ATGAGAAAGATTACTGTTCTACTAGCTATGATCTTCGTTCTGATGGCAGGAATTCTCTTTGCGACGGACGTTGCAGTTTTGCTTCCCGGAACCGTTGAATTCTTCAGCGTTCAGAGAGTAGGGTTGGATGCTGCTGCAGAGGAGTTTGGACTGAACCTGATCTATGCCGATGCGGAATGGGATGCGGGCAAACAGCTGTCTCAGGTTGAGAACTTCATCGCAAGAGGTGTTGATCTCGTGTTGCTTTGCGCGGCCGATAACATGGCACTTCGAACTGCGGTAACTCGCTGCGACGAAGCGGGAATTCCATTGATAACATTCACAAACAGTATCGGAACGGATCCAGAAGGCAAGTATCCAGGTGTCATTAGCCACATAGGTCGTTCTGAGATAGGATCAGGGGTTGTTCAGGCGGAATTTGTCGAGAAGCTCTTCGGGAACGCCGACATCGACATAATTCTTATAGAAGGTAATCCCGGTACAACTGCCCAGAGAATGAGAGAAGAGGGTTTTCTCTCTGTCGCTGAAAGAAATCCTTCCTGGAGCATAATTGAGAAGCGTCCTATCGACGGCTGGACAAAGGAAGGAACACTTGCATTCATGGAGGCTTTCCTCCAGAGTGGCAGAAATGTCGACGTCATTGCTTGCCAGTGGTGGTCGGGAGCTATTGCGGCATCGATGGCACTCAAAGAGAGAGGAATCACCGACGTAGTGGTTTTGGGCCTGGAGTATGCGAAAGAGCTCGTTCCTTACATCGAAGCCGGTGACGTTTACGCTTCCACTTATTTCTCGGTTATTGAAGAAGGCTACAAAGCAGTTGAGGCCGCCCATCTGTACCTGACCGGCCAGGAAGTGCCGAAGTTCATTGAGATCCAGCAGGTAATGGTCACAAAGGATAACGTGGCCGATTTCGAACCGGAAATGTAA
- a CDS encoding isoaspartyl peptidase/L-asparaginase family protein — MKRALIVHGGCDEGFLPQKEMELRTQGVNVAFEIGLEVLKGSDSALDAVESVIAKLEDDPHFDAGISGSFANMIGEIEMDASIMDSNEAAGAVIRIKNFAHPISVARKVLEEIPHLMLSGKGAELFARLMGFRETSPNEQYANTDDREIEKLPEDYREFVRKYSKLLAEQRTFSTVGAVAIDSKGHIVAGTSTGGIAHAFPGRVGDTPIIGAGTFASRSAGASATGLGEGILRVGVTRKLVELVEGGQAVQEACDRVVEICSERGFQCGVIALDAEGNAGLSHNGFFMPTMYSRFD; from the coding sequence TTGAAGAGAGCACTGATCGTGCACGGCGGATGCGATGAAGGATTTCTTCCGCAAAAAGAGATGGAGCTTCGCACACAAGGAGTGAACGTGGCCTTTGAAATCGGACTTGAAGTGCTGAAAGGAAGCGATTCTGCTTTAGATGCCGTTGAGTCCGTTATCGCGAAACTTGAGGACGATCCACATTTCGATGCGGGCATTTCCGGCTCCTTCGCCAACATGATAGGAGAAATCGAAATGGATGCCTCAATTATGGATAGTAACGAGGCAGCAGGGGCTGTAATCAGAATAAAGAATTTCGCTCATCCCATCAGCGTGGCGAGAAAGGTTCTGGAGGAAATTCCCCACCTAATGCTCTCTGGGAAGGGGGCCGAGTTATTCGCCAGACTCATGGGATTCAGAGAGACAAGCCCGAATGAGCAGTATGCAAATACTGATGATAGAGAAATCGAGAAGCTTCCGGAGGATTATAGAGAATTCGTTAGAAAGTACTCCAAACTTCTGGCTGAACAGAGAACCTTCTCTACTGTCGGAGCAGTGGCAATCGATTCAAAGGGACACATCGTCGCCGGGACTTCGACCGGGGGAATTGCCCACGCCTTTCCGGGAAGGGTTGGAGATACTCCCATCATAGGGGCCGGAACCTTCGCGTCCAGATCTGCCGGGGCTTCTGCGACCGGTCTTGGAGAGGGAATACTTAGAGTCGGAGTCACAAGAAAGCTCGTCGAGCTCGTCGAGGGAGGCCAAGCGGTTCAGGAAGCCTGCGACAGAGTTGTCGAGATCTGTTCTGAACGGGGCTTCCAATGTGGAGTGATCGCCCTGGATGCCGAGGGAAACGCCGGTCTCTCCCATAACGGGTTTTTCATGCCCACAATGTATTCCCGGTTTGACTGA